From a region of the Synechococcus sp. PCC 7502 genome:
- a CDS encoding DUF6876 family protein, producing the protein MITQSDLQQFYGTEQHYRYLNILITDGVKYLAD; encoded by the coding sequence ATGATTACCCAATCGGATTTGCAACAATTCTACGGCACAGAACAACATTACCGATACCTCAACATCTTAATCACCGATGGAGTCAAATATCTGGCTGACTAA
- a CDS encoding transposase: MRQSYDSDLTDQEWEIIGGMLLTPSKLDRPVIVDKREVVNGIFYIFKNGCTWKNLPHD; encoded by the coding sequence ATGCGCCAAAGCTACGACAGTGATTTAACAGATCAGGAATGGGAAATAATTGGAGGAATGCTACTAACCCCATCAAAGCTAGATAGACCAGTAATTGTAGATAAGCGAGAAGTCGTGAATGGTATTTTCTACATATTCAAAAATGGCTGTACATGGAAAAACTTACCGCATGATTAA
- a CDS encoding transposase has protein sequence MNSQKKSKWTTLIIIDSQAVKNTCNASIESKGFCSYKATNGIKRHLAVDILGFPFFTYLTRANVSDDQGLIEMLTFNIDYFKSKPDDITLTTILLDSGYHIEKLTTDLQKVYPEIMTKIRFEISPKVSKQQKAEKGLSGFVVVPTRWVIERSNAWVERCKILVKNFERTLVNATAKLNLCFIRLMLKRIATHEI, from the coding sequence GTGAACAGTCAAAAAAAATCAAAATGGACAACTTTAATCATCATTGACTCACAAGCAGTGAAAAATACTTGTAATGCAAGTATAGAATCCAAGGGCTTCTGCTCCTACAAAGCAACTAACGGGATCAAAAGACATTTAGCCGTTGACATACTGGGATTTCCTTTTTTCACCTATTTAACAAGAGCAAATGTATCAGATGACCAAGGACTGATTGAGATGTTAACGTTTAACATTGATTACTTCAAATCGAAGCCAGATGACATTACCCTAACTACGATATTGCTGGATAGTGGTTATCATATCGAAAAATTGACGACTGATTTACAGAAGGTTTATCCTGAGATTATGACTAAGATTAGGTTTGAAATTTCTCCTAAGGTATCAAAGCAACAGAAGGCAGAAAAAGGTCTGTCTGGGTTTGTAGTTGTGCCGACAAGGTGGGTAATTGAAAGGTCAAATGCTTGGGTTGAAAGATGCAAAATCTTAGTTAAGAACTTTGAGAGAACTCTCGTTAATGCTACAGCTAAACTCAATCTTTGCTTTATTCGTTTGATGCTAAAAAGAATTGCTACTCATGAGATATGA
- a CDS encoding Rho termination factor N-terminal domain-containing protein: protein MGLYFRGFICSSYLKFGITALLAIALATIILIDGLQLIANLFQSLTEERKVILKDQLLLNPVIPIKFPNYKPKWMIDLLPRKYLTIKYLKAWAKQLKIKNYSKLRKSNLVLAISPAG, encoded by the coding sequence GTGGGATTATATTTTAGAGGCTTTATCTGTAGCTCGTATTTAAAGTTTGGTATTACTGCATTGTTAGCGATCGCCCTAGCAACCATAATTCTAATTGACGGACTACAACTAATAGCCAATCTATTCCAATCTTTAACTGAAGAGAGGAAAGTTATTTTGAAAGATCAACTATTACTTAACCCAGTTATACCAATTAAATTCCCAAACTATAAACCCAAATGGATGATCGACCTATTACCACGAAAATACCTTACCATCAAATACCTGAAAGCATGGGCAAAGCAACTCAAGATTAAAAACTATTCCAAACTCAGAAAATCCAACCTAGTCCTTGCCATCAGTCCTGCGGGTTAA
- a CDS encoding type I restriction enzyme HsdR N-terminal domain-containing protein produces the protein MGNNEATARIKINKLFEMAGWRFFAEGGNSTNICLEAGVKRTSSDLDEFGENFERTSKDFINFLLLNEKGFPFIVLEAKAGDIHPLVGKEHARQYAQSQKCRFVILSNGNLHYFWDLERGNSEIITHFPTPKSVIGYQKTMPDRQKLIDEIINDDYVALTQLRQYHHH, from the coding sequence ATGGGAAATAATGAAGCTACAGCCAGAATCAAAATCAACAAATTGTTTGAAATGGCAGGCTGGCGTTTTTTTGCGGAAGGGGGTAATTCAACGAATATATGCCTTGAGGCTGGTGTAAAGCGTACGTCATCGGATTTGGATGAGTTTGGGGAGAACTTTGAAAGGACGAGTAAGGACTTTATTAATTTTCTGCTCTTGAATGAAAAGGGATTTCCATTTATTGTTTTAGAAGCAAAGGCTGGAGACATTCATCCTCTTGTGGGGAAGGAACACGCGCGTCAATATGCCCAGTCTCAGAAATGCCGTTTTGTAATTCTTTCTAATGGTAATTTGCATTATTTTTGGGACTTGGAACGTGGTAATTCAGAAATCATTACACATTTTCCAACACCTAAATCTGTGATCGGTTATCAAAAAACCATGCCTGATCGCCAGAAACTTATTGATGAAATTATTAATGATGATTATGTGGCGTTAACCCAGCTTCGCCAATATCATCATCACTAA
- a CDS encoding IS630 family transposase translates to MIVWFGINIIGLNGKVRFFCQDETRIGLKTISGRKITARGVKPKGKVQWQFKATYLYRIVEPSTGESFFYEFTHLNSECFQVFLNLVSAYFQGDIIVMQVDQAGAHRAKRLKIPKNIILLFQPAHAPETNPIERVWQHFKLGLRWKLPKDLDQLRALMRERLEVMTQEVIASIVGWDYILEALSVARI, encoded by the coding sequence ATGATTGTTTGGTTCGGCATTAATATAATCGGACTAAATGGCAAAGTGAGATTCTTTTGTCAAGATGAAACACGAATTGGGTTAAAGACAATTAGTGGAAGGAAGATCACAGCAAGAGGAGTCAAACCCAAAGGTAAAGTTCAGTGGCAGTTTAAGGCAACTTACCTCTATCGAATTGTAGAACCATCAACAGGGGAAAGCTTTTTCTATGAATTTACTCACCTTAATAGTGAATGCTTCCAAGTATTTCTGAACTTAGTAAGCGCATATTTTCAAGGTGACATCATCGTTATGCAAGTGGATCAAGCAGGAGCACACAGAGCAAAACGGTTAAAGATTCCTAAAAATATTATTTTGCTATTTCAGCCTGCCCATGCACCTGAGACTAATCCCATTGAAAGAGTGTGGCAGCATTTCAAATTAGGGTTGAGGTGGAAACTGCCAAAAGATCTTGACCAGTTGCGTGCATTAATGCGGGAAAGGTTAGAAGTTATGACTCAGGAGGTAATTGCTTCGATTGTTGGGTGGGATTATATTTTAGAGGCTTTATCTGTAGCTCGTATTTAA
- a CDS encoding transposase, with the protein MLNPYSSSLTDKEWEIIEPLLPKKKQTRPPTWTKRQILDGILYQLKNGCNWRDMPRDLPPFSTVYRYYKEWKDTGTFTAIMEALHSTAREQSKKIKMDNFNHH; encoded by the coding sequence ATGCTAAATCCATACTCAAGTAGCCTAACAGATAAAGAATGGGAAATTATAGAACCATTGCTCCCAAAGAAAAAGCAAACTAGACCGCCAACTTGGACAAAAAGACAAATTTTAGACGGCATACTCTACCAACTCAAAAACGGTTGTAATTGGCGAGATATGCCCCGAGACTTACCACCATTCTCTACAGTGTATCGATACTACAAGGAGTGGAAAGATACAGGTACATTTACTGCGATTATGGAAGCTTTGCATTCAACAGCCCGTGAACAGTCAAAAAAAATCAAAATGGACAACTTTAATCATCATTGA
- a CDS encoding ABC transporter ATP-binding protein, with amino-acid sequence MAKMLDILNYFRAYRGAAIFSITASSLFEVIDLIVPYTIGQILNVLSEQPPDQLIQNMVVTASTVTGLIEDKPLALGVLLGIIFVVSVLRAPIQPWIGAWFHWGIALRARRDGSQKALAKVLTLPLEFYDENNPGRIAGRVARGISNLTWTYPEIAGQMIPKLCRVLGIFVMILLIDWQIAIFFLISFLFILNFSFRNLKRLTDKEKILDKHQENTESRTSEIITNIKTVKAFASEASEMKRQSDRLDRELKVVLYDIHLGYVRLGTQQRTFVQSCVFLVLALSLIATVQGQISIGHFITTLTVSSMAYSELEPISNLGEVFARRYASMLRFHEFMHLPVGRESDSIGIAGIDRAKTYNFTGKVEFSNISFSYDPKNPVLQNIQLLIEPYQTVALVGRSGSGKSTLVKLLFRYFEPSHGRILMDGEDIRNLNISGYRKRLAIVHQEVDVFNGSLYENLIYGNRNANSEQIEAACRIAKVDEFIRLLPQGYNTIVGERGVRMSGGQRQRLGIARALLVEPDVLIFDEATSSLDYESERAIQLAMSQLQGTRTMIIIAHRLSTVREADKIVVLDQGKIAEVGSHQALLAQNGIYHRLHSLQESPSFI; translated from the coding sequence ATGGCAAAAATGTTGGATATTTTAAATTATTTTCGCGCCTATCGAGGGGCGGCGATTTTTAGCATTACCGCCTCCAGTTTATTTGAAGTTATTGATCTTATCGTTCCCTATACGATTGGACAAATCCTGAATGTCTTATCTGAGCAACCCCCAGATCAGTTAATCCAAAATATGGTGGTGACGGCATCTACAGTGACAGGATTAATTGAGGATAAACCTCTAGCGTTAGGTGTTTTATTAGGCATCATTTTTGTGGTATCCGTACTACGGGCACCGATTCAGCCTTGGATTGGAGCATGGTTTCACTGGGGAATTGCCCTAAGAGCGAGACGAGATGGAAGTCAAAAGGCTTTAGCAAAAGTTCTAACTTTACCCTTGGAATTTTATGATGAAAATAACCCAGGGCGAATTGCGGGTAGAGTGGCTCGGGGCATATCTAATCTGACTTGGACATATCCAGAAATTGCAGGGCAAATGATTCCTAAGCTGTGCCGAGTTTTGGGGATCTTTGTGATGATTTTGTTGATTGATTGGCAGATTGCCATCTTCTTTTTGATTTCCTTTTTGTTTATTCTTAATTTCAGTTTTCGCAATCTCAAACGCTTAACCGATAAAGAAAAAATTTTAGACAAACATCAAGAGAATACGGAAAGTCGAACTTCAGAAATTATTACTAATATTAAAACCGTTAAAGCTTTTGCCAGTGAAGCCTCGGAAATGAAACGTCAAAGCGATCGCCTAGACCGAGAATTAAAGGTGGTTTTGTATGATATTCACCTTGGCTATGTTAGATTAGGCACACAACAGCGCACTTTTGTTCAGAGTTGCGTATTTTTAGTGTTGGCACTTAGTCTCATTGCTACGGTACAAGGACAAATATCTATCGGGCATTTCATTACCACCCTTACAGTTTCGAGCATGGCTTATTCGGAATTGGAACCGATTAGTAACTTAGGCGAAGTTTTTGCCCGCCGCTATGCTTCTATGTTGAGATTCCATGAGTTTATGCATTTACCTGTGGGCAGAGAATCCGACAGTATTGGCATTGCGGGAATTGATCGTGCTAAAACCTATAACTTTACTGGCAAGGTGGAGTTTTCTAATATCAGCTTTAGTTATGATCCCAAAAATCCCGTTTTACAGAATATTCAACTATTAATTGAGCCTTATCAAACGGTGGCATTGGTGGGGCGATCGGGTTCAGGGAAATCGACTTTAGTTAAACTTCTCTTCCGTTATTTTGAACCAAGTCATGGTCGGATTTTGATGGATGGCGAAGATATTCGGAACTTAAATATTTCAGGTTATCGTAAACGCTTGGCGATCGTGCATCAAGAAGTAGATGTTTTTAATGGTAGCCTCTATGAAAATCTTATCTATGGCAATCGTAACGCCAATTCCGAACAGATAGAAGCAGCCTGCCGTATTGCTAAAGTAGATGAATTTATCCGTCTTCTGCCCCAAGGATATAACACCATAGTTGGCGAGAGAGGAGTTAGAATGTCGGGAGGACAAAGACAAAGACTAGGAATTGCTAGGGCTTTATTAGTGGAGCCAGATGTTTTGATCTTTGATGAGGCAACGTCAAGTTTAGATTATGAATCCGAACGAGCAATTCAGCTAGCAATGAGCCAATTACAAGGGACAAGAACCATGATTATTATTGCCCATCGCCTGAGTACAGTGCGGGAGGCTGATAAAATTGTGGTACTAGATCAGGGCAAAATTGCAGAAGTGGGAAGCCATCAGGCACTTCTAGCCCAAAATGGTATTTATCACCGCCTGCACTCTCTTCAGGAATCCCCAAGTTTTATCTAA
- the katG gene encoding catalase/peroxidase HPI — translation MNDNTAAISGKCPVMHGGVTTTSTSNMEWWPKALNFDILHQHDSKVNPMGANFNYREEVKKLDVAALKQDLYALMTDSQEWWPADWGHYGGLMIRLTWHAAGTYRIADGRGGAGTGNQRFAPLNSWPDNTNLDKARRLLWSTKKKYGNQISWADLIAYAGTIAYESMGLKTFGFAFGREDIWHPEKDIYWGSEKEWLAPSNNPHSRYSGERDLANPLAAVMMGLIYVNPEGVDGNPDPLKTAHDIRVTFARMAMNDEETVALTAGGHTVGKCHGNGDAALLSTEPEAAELEEQGLGWNNKTHRGIGRDTVTSGIEGAWTTHPTQWDNGYFHMLLNYDWELKKSPAGAWQWEPINPKEEDKPLDVEDPTIRRNLVMTDADMAMKMDSEYRKISERFYHDPDYFADVFARAWFKLTHRDLGPKTRYIGPDVPQEDLIWQDPIPAGNTNYDVQSVKDRIAASGLSISEMVCTAWDSARTFRGSDKRGGANGARIRLAPQKDWEGNEPIRLSKVLAILEGIVADTNASVADVIVLAGNIGIEQAAKAAGFDITVPFFPGRGDTTNELTDAESFEPLEPIHDGYRNWLKQDYAVKPEELMLDRTQLMGLTAPEMTVLVGGLRVLNTNYGATKHGVFTDREGLLTNDFFVNLTDMNYLWKPVGKNLYEIRDRKTDQVKWTATRVDLVFGSNSILRAYAEVYAQDDNQEKFVQDFVAAWTKVMNADRFDLD, via the coding sequence ATGAATGACAATACGGCAGCCATCAGTGGCAAATGCCCAGTGATGCATGGTGGTGTTACAACGACTAGCACATCGAACATGGAATGGTGGCCTAAAGCGCTCAATTTCGATATTTTGCATCAGCACGATAGCAAGGTTAATCCGATGGGAGCAAACTTCAACTATCGAGAAGAAGTTAAGAAACTTGATGTAGCCGCGCTCAAACAAGATTTGTACGCCCTGATGACGGACAGCCAAGAGTGGTGGCCAGCGGACTGGGGTCACTATGGTGGGCTGATGATCCGCCTGACTTGGCACGCAGCAGGTACCTATCGGATAGCGGATGGTCGTGGCGGAGCAGGGACTGGCAATCAACGGTTTGCACCCCTCAACTCTTGGCCAGACAATACAAACCTAGACAAGGCTCGTCGTTTGCTCTGGTCTACCAAGAAGAAATATGGCAACCAGATCAGTTGGGCGGATTTAATTGCCTACGCAGGTACGATTGCCTATGAATCTATGGGACTAAAGACCTTCGGCTTTGCCTTTGGCAGGGAAGATATCTGGCATCCCGAAAAAGATATCTACTGGGGATCTGAAAAGGAATGGCTAGCCCCCAGCAACAATCCCCACAGTCGCTATTCTGGTGAACGAGATCTGGCAAATCCATTAGCCGCAGTGATGATGGGGCTGATTTACGTCAACCCCGAAGGCGTAGACGGCAATCCCGATCCCCTCAAGACTGCCCATGATATACGGGTGACTTTTGCCCGAATGGCGATGAATGACGAGGAAACTGTTGCCCTTACTGCTGGTGGTCACACGGTGGGCAAATGCCACGGTAATGGCGATGCTGCGTTGCTCAGTACAGAACCTGAAGCCGCAGAACTCGAAGAACAGGGATTAGGTTGGAACAACAAGACCCATCGTGGCATTGGTCGCGACACCGTAACCAGTGGTATTGAAGGTGCATGGACGACGCATCCCACCCAATGGGACAACGGCTATTTCCATATGTTGCTCAATTATGACTGGGAGTTGAAAAAAAGTCCTGCTGGTGCGTGGCAATGGGAACCCATCAACCCCAAGGAAGAAGACAAACCCCTTGATGTCGAAGATCCCACGATCCGCCGCAACTTGGTCATGACCGATGCCGACATGGCTATGAAGATGGATTCCGAATATCGCAAGATTTCCGAGCGGTTCTACCATGACCCTGACTACTTCGCGGATGTTTTTGCGCGAGCTTGGTTCAAACTGACCCATCGAGATTTGGGACCAAAGACTCGTTACATTGGTCCTGATGTGCCTCAAGAAGACCTAATCTGGCAAGATCCGATTCCTGCTGGAAACACCAACTATGATGTACAGTCTGTGAAGGATAGGATTGCAGCTAGCGGTTTGAGCATTAGCGAAATGGTGTGTACTGCTTGGGACAGCGCCAGAACGTTTCGAGGCTCGGACAAGCGTGGAGGAGCAAACGGGGCACGTATCCGCCTTGCTCCGCAGAAAGATTGGGAAGGCAACGAGCCTATTCGTCTCTCCAAGGTTTTAGCTATCCTAGAAGGCATCGTGGCGGATACTAATGCTAGCGTTGCAGATGTTATTGTGCTGGCGGGTAATATAGGTATCGAGCAGGCTGCCAAGGCTGCTGGTTTTGATATTACCGTTCCCTTCTTCCCTGGTCGTGGTGACACAACTAATGAGTTGACCGATGCCGAATCGTTTGAACCTCTTGAACCTATCCACGATGGCTATCGTAACTGGCTAAAGCAGGACTATGCCGTCAAACCTGAAGAGCTGATGCTCGATCGCACGCAACTGATGGGGTTAACTGCGCCTGAGATGACGGTGCTGGTTGGTGGTCTGCGCGTTTTGAATACCAATTATGGTGCCACTAAGCATGGTGTGTTCACCGATCGCGAAGGTCTCTTAACTAACGATTTCTTTGTGAACCTGACGGACATGAACTACCTATGGAAGCCAGTCGGTAAGAACCTATATGAAATCCGCGATCGCAAGACGGATCAGGTCAAATGGACGGCGACAAGGGTAGATCTCGTCTTCGGCTCCAATTCAATCCTGCGTGCCTATGCCGAAGTCTATGCACAGGATGATAACCAAGAAAAGTTTGTGCAGGACTTCGTGGCAGCTTGGACAAAGGTAATGAATGCCGATCGCTTCGATCTAGACTAA
- a CDS encoding DASH family cryptochrome, whose amino-acid sequence MSKKIIVWFRNDLRSHDHEALYRAIQTKAQIIPIYCIDPRHFAQTSFGFPKTGSFRAKFLLESLTDLRNKFISLGSNLIIRQGLPELVIPELAAQIQATDVYFHAEVTSEEIKVEAKLIDNLKKISIKSESFWGNTLYHPDALPFAIDRLPELFTSFRKEVEKFCTVNPCVPIPTYLPSLQDLEIGEMPTLEELGLEPAIADPRAVIKFIGGETQALERLDYYFWQSDLIATYKETRNAMLGGNYSSKFSPWLALGCISPRYIYAQIQKYEQERIKNDSTYWLVFELLWRDYFRFIATKHGNRIFKVSGLQGINLPWSEDLDKFKLWQMGKTGFPLIDANMQELAATGFMSNRGRQNVASFLTKNMGINWQLGAEWFESMLIDYDVCSNWGNWNYTAGVGNDARGFRYFNILKQSQDYDPEGKYVKHWLPALQSVPTVKVHTPWKLLEIEQERSQIRIGKDYPAPILDLDHSVKVNQKAYNSACAIGQNSKSSNKRSNFRR is encoded by the coding sequence ATGTCAAAAAAAATAATTGTGTGGTTTCGGAATGACTTGCGATCCCATGACCACGAAGCATTATATAGAGCGATTCAAACTAAGGCACAAATTATTCCGATTTATTGTATTGATCCAAGACACTTTGCCCAAACAAGCTTTGGATTTCCTAAAACAGGATCATTTAGAGCCAAATTTTTACTAGAAAGTTTAACGGATTTAAGAAATAAATTTATATCTCTAGGCAGTAATCTCATTATTCGTCAAGGTTTACCAGAGTTAGTAATCCCAGAATTAGCAGCCCAAATTCAAGCTACGGATGTTTATTTCCATGCAGAGGTAACTTCTGAAGAAATTAAGGTTGAGGCAAAGTTAATTGATAATCTCAAAAAAATCAGTATAAAGTCGGAATCCTTTTGGGGAAATACGCTTTATCACCCAGATGCTCTACCTTTTGCCATTGACCGTTTGCCAGAACTATTTACCAGTTTTCGTAAAGAAGTTGAAAAATTTTGCACAGTTAACCCCTGCGTCCCGATTCCAACGTATTTACCATCACTGCAAGATTTAGAAATAGGCGAGATGCCAACTTTAGAGGAATTAGGTTTAGAGCCTGCGATCGCTGATCCAAGGGCGGTAATTAAATTTATAGGTGGGGAAACCCAAGCATTAGAGAGATTGGATTATTATTTTTGGCAAAGTGACCTTATCGCTACCTACAAAGAAACCCGCAATGCCATGCTAGGGGGTAATTATTCTTCTAAGTTTTCACCTTGGCTAGCTTTAGGCTGCATTAGTCCTCGTTATATCTATGCCCAAATCCAGAAGTATGAACAGGAGCGTATCAAGAATGATTCTACCTATTGGCTAGTTTTTGAACTGTTGTGGCGAGATTACTTTCGGTTTATAGCAACCAAGCATGGGAACAGAATATTCAAAGTTTCAGGTTTACAGGGTATAAATCTACCTTGGTCAGAGGATTTAGATAAATTTAAATTATGGCAGATGGGAAAAACTGGATTTCCGTTAATTGATGCCAATATGCAAGAGTTAGCAGCCACAGGGTTTATGTCCAACCGAGGACGACAAAATGTGGCGAGTTTTTTAACTAAAAATATGGGAATTAATTGGCAACTTGGCGCAGAATGGTTTGAGTCGATGCTGATTGATTATGATGTGTGTAGTAACTGGGGCAACTGGAACTATACGGCTGGGGTGGGAAATGATGCGAGGGGATTTCGCTATTTCAATATTCTGAAGCAGTCCCAGGATTATGATCCCGAGGGTAAATATGTAAAGCATTGGCTGCCCGCATTGCAATCAGTGCCAACCGTTAAAGTTCATACACCGTGGAAATTATTAGAAATTGAACAAGAGCGATCGCAAATTCGGATTGGCAAAGATTATCCTGCCCCGATTCTAGATTTAGATCATTCCGTAAAAGTTAACCAAAAAGCTTACAACTCTGCCTGTGCGATCGGTCAGAATAGTAAGAGTAGTAACAAGAGATCAAATTTTAGGCGGTAA
- a CDS encoding Uma2 family endonuclease, producing the protein MIQTISTPKYLTLEEFYAYDDGTDTRYELVDGELVAMPPESYENCSFAIKILIQLARFVPAIQLAHKDIMLEVSGWRATVRIPDLMILGDECVKALRGKSQGTIRHDMPAPLVAIEVVSPGKENSDRDYRYKRSEYAARGILEYWIVDPELKKVTLLTLVDGFYEELILTGEDRITSAVVPDLEIKLTDIFE; encoded by the coding sequence ATGATTCAAACTATCTCTACCCCAAAATATTTAACCCTAGAAGAATTCTATGCCTACGATGATGGAACCGATACTCGTTATGAATTAGTGGATGGAGAATTAGTAGCAATGCCGCCTGAATCCTATGAAAATTGCAGTTTTGCCATAAAAATTCTGATCCAATTAGCAAGATTTGTACCAGCAATCCAATTGGCCCATAAAGATATTATGCTGGAAGTCTCGGGATGGAGAGCAACAGTGAGAATACCCGATCTTATGATCCTAGGAGATGAATGCGTAAAAGCTTTAAGAGGTAAAAGTCAAGGCACCATAAGGCACGATATGCCCGCCCCCTTAGTTGCCATTGAAGTAGTATCACCAGGGAAAGAAAATAGCGATCGAGATTATCGGTATAAGCGATCAGAATATGCGGCTAGGGGAATTTTAGAGTATTGGATTGTCGATCCCGAACTAAAAAAAGTAACTCTTTTAACACTAGTAGATGGATTTTACGAAGAACTAATTTTAACAGGTGAGGATAGGATCACTTCGGCAGTGGTGCCAGATTTAGAAATTAAACTCACCGATATTTTTGAATAG